In Saccharothrix syringae, the following are encoded in one genomic region:
- a CDS encoding CinA family protein: MSGGVDARDVVAALRERGETVATAESLTAGLVAVALTDVPGASAVVRGGLVVYATDLKHALAGVDADLLAEHGAVHPEVARQLAEGARTRCGATWGLGLTGVAGPDPQDGVPPGTVHVGLSGRSVSTVQTFTLGGGRHEVRAASAAAALDLLGEHLKISIR, translated from the coding sequence GTGAGCGGTGGTGTGGACGCCCGGGACGTGGTCGCGGCCCTGCGCGAGCGCGGCGAGACCGTGGCCACCGCCGAGTCGCTGACCGCCGGCCTGGTCGCGGTCGCGCTGACCGACGTGCCCGGCGCCAGCGCCGTCGTGCGCGGCGGCCTGGTGGTCTACGCCACGGACCTCAAGCACGCGCTCGCGGGCGTGGACGCGGACCTGCTCGCCGAGCACGGCGCGGTTCACCCGGAAGTGGCACGGCAGCTCGCCGAGGGCGCCCGCACCCGGTGCGGCGCGACCTGGGGCCTCGGCCTCACCGGCGTGGCCGGGCCCGACCCGCAGGACGGGGTGCCACCCGGCACGGTCCACGTCGGTTTGTCCGGTAGATCCGTTTCGACCGTGCAAACGTTCACTCTGGGTGGTGGTCGTCACGAAGTGCGCGCAGCCTCCGCCGCGGCGGCCCTTGATCTGCTCGGTGAGCACCTCAAGATCTCGATCAGGTGA
- the pspM gene encoding phage shock envelope stress response protein PspM has protein sequence MDPRRKAAGEIVQFVGGQLQGQLADQVRRRVAAWNDPRAKLDRRYRRSSRALTFWLIVLALLAAVGTLALVGAVAPGVGVGAALGLAGTSVLAVRTGVRMRQVNQARQQLAAAPARSPLPARASAARQPMERLEEAEDTLRELLRQLDSAALTSVPSDSVEQARATGAEAAAAIRAVSLQLQAVERARDTAPPLDRAPLVEGVRRLRAQLDEGVEGYCGLVAAAGRVLAESTAANPREVLGEATDHLAGLAAGLRELSR, from the coding sequence ATGGATCCCCGGCGGAAGGCGGCCGGTGAGATCGTCCAGTTCGTCGGCGGTCAGCTCCAGGGGCAGCTCGCGGACCAGGTGCGGCGGCGGGTCGCCGCGTGGAACGACCCGCGCGCGAAGCTCGACCGGCGCTACCGCCGGTCGAGCCGCGCGCTCACCTTCTGGCTGATCGTGCTGGCCCTGCTCGCCGCGGTCGGCACGCTGGCGCTGGTGGGTGCGGTGGCCCCGGGCGTCGGGGTCGGCGCGGCCCTCGGGCTCGCCGGCACCTCGGTGCTGGCCGTGCGCACCGGCGTGCGGATGCGGCAGGTCAACCAGGCCAGGCAGCAGCTCGCGGCCGCCCCGGCGCGGTCGCCGCTGCCCGCCCGGGCCTCGGCCGCGCGGCAGCCGATGGAACGGCTCGAAGAGGCCGAGGACACCCTGCGGGAGCTGCTGCGCCAGCTCGACTCGGCGGCGCTGACCTCCGTGCCGTCGGACTCGGTCGAGCAGGCCCGCGCGACCGGCGCGGAAGCGGCCGCCGCGATCCGCGCGGTGTCGTTGCAGCTCCAGGCCGTGGAGCGGGCCCGCGACACGGCGCCGCCGCTGGACCGCGCGCCGCTGGTGGAGGGCGTGCGGAGGCTGCGGGCCCAGCTGGACGAGGGCGTGGAGGGGTACTGCGGCCTGGTCGCCGCGGCGGGGCGGGTGCTGGCCGAGAGCACCGCGGCCAACCCCCGCGAGGTGCTGGGCGAGGCGACCGACCACCTCGCGGGTCTCGCGGCCGGGTTGCGCGAGCTGTCGCGCTGA
- a CDS encoding phospholipase codes for MRTLRDALAGVLASLALLAGSGVGHATVDAPAVTDEYLFRTALAEFTAIRAQAPYADQLDWSSDGCSWSPDNPFGFKFLPACHRHDFGYRNYKRQGRFDESTRLAIDNNFKADLYFQCAGNWACNRTADLYYAAVREFGASATQAQVEQVLDRMARGV; via the coding sequence GTGAGAACCCTGCGCGACGCCCTGGCCGGCGTGCTCGCCTCGCTCGCCCTGCTGGCCGGTTCCGGTGTCGGCCACGCGACCGTCGACGCACCGGCCGTGACCGACGAGTACCTGTTCCGCACGGCGCTGGCGGAGTTCACCGCCATCCGGGCCCAGGCGCCGTACGCCGACCAGCTCGACTGGTCGTCCGACGGCTGCTCCTGGTCGCCGGACAACCCGTTCGGCTTCAAGTTCCTCCCGGCCTGCCACCGGCACGACTTCGGGTACCGGAACTACAAGCGGCAGGGGCGGTTCGACGAGTCGACCCGGCTGGCGATCGACAACAACTTCAAGGCGGACCTGTACTTCCAGTGCGCCGGGAACTGGGCGTGCAACCGGACCGCGGACCTGTACTACGCGGCCGTGCGCGAGTTCGGGGCCAGCGCGACGCAGGCGCAGGTGGAGCAGGTGCTCGACCGCATGGCTCGCGGGGTCTGA
- the rimO gene encoding 30S ribosomal protein S12 methylthiotransferase RimO: MLTLGCARNEVDSEELAGRLTADGWELVDDDADVVVVNTCGFVESAKKDSVDTLLAAADSGAKVVAVGCMAERYGTELADSLPEAHAVLGFDHYGTLAERLDDVLAGRAVESHKPVDRRTLLPLTPVQRPKAAEEVQVPGHGWGPRVLRTRLEDTPVAPLKIASGCDRRCSFCAIPSFRGAFVSRHPDEVVAEAMWLAEQGVREVFLVSENSTSYAKDLPRELGGLEQLLPRLAAVPGIDRVRVSYLQPAETKPTLVRAIATTEGVADYFDMSFQHSSEPVLRRMRRFGSTESFLALIAQIRSLAPRAGIRSNVIVGFPGETEEDVAELERFLTEARLDAVGVFGYSDEDGTEAEGLPGKLDADTVAERVARISNLVEELTAQRAEERVGEEVVVLVETEEDDENDCVGRAAHQAPEVDGECVITNADGLRVGDLVRCRVDAAEGVDLVVSAVEVLAR; this comes from the coding sequence ATGCTGACCCTCGGGTGCGCCCGCAACGAGGTCGACTCCGAGGAGCTGGCCGGCCGGCTGACCGCCGACGGCTGGGAGCTGGTCGACGACGACGCCGACGTGGTCGTGGTGAACACGTGCGGCTTCGTGGAGTCGGCCAAGAAGGACTCCGTGGACACCCTGCTGGCCGCCGCCGACAGCGGCGCCAAGGTGGTCGCGGTCGGGTGCATGGCCGAGCGCTACGGCACCGAGCTGGCCGACAGCCTGCCCGAGGCGCACGCCGTGCTCGGGTTCGACCACTACGGCACCCTCGCCGAGCGGCTGGACGACGTGCTGGCGGGCCGGGCCGTGGAGTCCCACAAGCCCGTCGACCGGCGCACCCTGCTCCCGCTCACGCCCGTGCAGCGGCCCAAGGCCGCCGAGGAGGTGCAGGTCCCGGGCCACGGCTGGGGGCCGCGCGTGCTGCGGACCCGCCTGGAGGACACGCCCGTCGCCCCGCTGAAGATCGCCTCGGGCTGCGACCGGCGCTGCTCGTTCTGCGCGATCCCCTCCTTCCGCGGCGCCTTCGTCTCCCGCCACCCCGACGAGGTGGTCGCCGAGGCGATGTGGCTGGCCGAGCAGGGCGTCCGCGAGGTGTTCCTGGTCTCGGAGAACTCCACCTCCTACGCCAAGGACCTGCCGCGCGAGCTGGGCGGCCTGGAGCAGCTGCTGCCCAGGCTGGCCGCCGTGCCCGGCATCGACCGCGTGCGGGTGTCCTACCTCCAGCCCGCGGAGACCAAGCCGACGCTGGTCCGGGCCATCGCGACCACCGAGGGCGTGGCCGACTACTTCGACATGTCCTTCCAGCACTCCAGCGAGCCGGTGCTGCGGCGGATGCGCCGGTTCGGCTCGACCGAGTCGTTCCTGGCCCTGATCGCGCAGATCCGGTCGCTGGCGCCGCGCGCGGGCATCCGGAGCAACGTCATCGTCGGCTTCCCCGGCGAGACCGAGGAGGACGTGGCCGAGCTGGAGCGGTTCCTCACCGAGGCCCGGCTGGACGCGGTGGGCGTGTTCGGCTACTCCGACGAGGACGGCACCGAGGCCGAGGGCCTGCCCGGCAAGCTGGACGCCGACACCGTCGCCGAGCGCGTCGCGCGGATCTCCAACCTGGTCGAGGAGCTGACCGCGCAGCGCGCCGAGGAGCGCGTGGGCGAGGAGGTCGTCGTCCTGGTCGAGACCGAGGAGGACGACGAGAACGACTGCGTCGGCCGCGCCGCGCACCAGGCGCCCGAGGTCGACGGCGAGTGCGTGATCACCAACGCCGACGGGCTGCGCGTCGGGGACCTGGTGCGCTGCCGCGTCGACGCGGCCGAGGGCGTGGACCTGGTGGTCTCCGCCGTCGAGGTGCTCGCCAGGTGA
- a CDS encoding uracil-xanthine permease family protein, with amino-acid sequence MALWTVHGDGRTADGDAIAPQERLSWPLTIGFGAQHLVAMAGATIYVPATTGLPVSTTLLVSGVGTLLFLVITRNRVPSYLGPSFAFIAPLWAARDEGIAAQLGGVLAAGLLVLIIGVAVKALGVRMLESVMPPVVTGAVVIIIGLNLSGRATEPFAEQPLPAVVTMAIILLCGVLGRGTTFRFSVLAGVVGGWLLGFSTGLVDTAAVARADWFGLPEFHSPQLRPSVTLLVLPVVLVLVAENVGHVKAVAALTGRNLDGSVGDSIIANGLSTTLGGLGGGSGTTTYSENIGVMGVTKVYSTAAFAVTGVAAALLSFSPKVTAVFGTVPAGVVGGATLVLFGLISLVGVRVWTENRVDLTNPANALVGGAALVAGVGDLTLEVGDMELGGLVWGPLLVVILHPVLRWLRAARGA; translated from the coding sequence GTGGCGTTGTGGACCGTGCACGGCGATGGCCGCACCGCAGACGGTGACGCCATCGCCCCGCAGGAGCGACTGAGCTGGCCGCTCACCATCGGCTTCGGCGCCCAGCACCTCGTCGCGATGGCCGGTGCCACGATCTACGTCCCCGCCACCACGGGCCTCCCGGTCAGCACCACCCTGCTGGTCTCCGGCGTGGGCACCCTGCTGTTCCTGGTCATCACCCGCAACCGGGTGCCCAGCTACCTCGGCCCGTCGTTCGCGTTCATCGCACCGCTGTGGGCCGCCCGCGACGAGGGTATCGCCGCCCAGCTCGGCGGCGTGCTCGCGGCCGGCCTGCTGGTGCTGATCATCGGCGTGGCGGTCAAGGCGCTGGGCGTGCGGATGCTGGAGTCGGTGATGCCGCCGGTCGTCACCGGCGCCGTGGTGATCATCATCGGGCTCAACCTGTCCGGGCGGGCCACCGAGCCCTTCGCCGAGCAACCGCTGCCCGCCGTGGTCACCATGGCGATCATCCTGCTGTGCGGGGTGCTCGGCCGCGGCACGACGTTCCGGTTCTCCGTGCTCGCCGGCGTGGTCGGCGGGTGGCTGCTCGGCTTCTCCACCGGCCTGGTCGACACGGCCGCGGTCGCGCGGGCGGACTGGTTCGGCCTGCCCGAGTTCCACTCGCCGCAGCTGCGCCCGTCGGTCACCCTGCTGGTGCTGCCGGTGGTGCTCGTGCTGGTCGCGGAGAACGTCGGCCACGTCAAGGCGGTCGCCGCGCTGACCGGCCGCAACCTGGACGGCAGCGTGGGCGACTCGATCATCGCCAACGGCCTGTCCACCACGCTGGGCGGCCTCGGCGGCGGCTCCGGCACCACCACCTACTCCGAGAACATCGGCGTGATGGGCGTGACGAAGGTCTACTCCACCGCCGCGTTCGCGGTGACCGGGGTGGCCGCCGCGCTGCTGTCCTTCTCACCGAAGGTCACCGCGGTGTTCGGCACCGTGCCCGCGGGCGTGGTCGGCGGCGCGACCCTGGTGCTGTTCGGCCTGATCAGCCTGGTCGGCGTGCGCGTGTGGACGGAGAACCGGGTCGACCTGACCAACCCCGCCAACGCCCTGGTCGGCGGCGCGGCCCTGGTCGCGGGCGTGGGCGACCTGACCCTGGAGGTCGGGGACATGGAGCTGGGCGGCCTGGTGTGGGGCCCGCTGCTGGTGGTGATCCTGCACCCGGTGCTGCGCTGGCTGCGCGCCGCCCGCGGCGCCTAG
- a CDS encoding helix-turn-helix domain-containing protein: MTVLLREAIGDRLRHARTTQRRTLREVSRTARVSLGYLSEVERGRKEASSELLAAICEALDLPLSELLHLVASDIGAVQQPVTSPAELTERPAPAAAGLDGAGLDGLEGGAIVPAVIGNDLSDLRLQPVLSHRLSTSIAKPRGAVVAA; this comes from the coding sequence ATGACCGTGCTGCTACGCGAGGCGATCGGTGATCGGCTCCGCCATGCCCGCACCACCCAGCGCCGCACGCTGCGCGAGGTCTCCAGGACCGCCCGCGTCAGCCTGGGGTACCTGTCCGAGGTGGAGCGTGGCCGCAAAGAGGCGTCCAGCGAACTGCTGGCCGCGATCTGCGAGGCGCTGGACCTGCCCCTGTCCGAGCTGCTGCACCTGGTGGCCTCGGACATCGGCGCGGTTCAGCAGCCCGTCACGAGCCCGGCCGAGCTGACCGAGCGCCCGGCGCCCGCCGCGGCGGGGCTGGACGGCGCGGGTCTGGACGGCCTGGAGGGCGGCGCGATCGTGCCCGCCGTGATCGGCAACGACCTGTCCGACCTGCGGCTGCAGCCCGTGCTCTCGCACCGGCTGTCCACGTCGATCGCCAAGCCGCGCGGCGCCGTGGTGGCGGCGTAG
- the pgsA gene encoding CDP-diacylglycerol--glycerol-3-phosphate 3-phosphatidyltransferase gives MTEPARVPVLNIANVLTMSRLVLVPVFLYLLFAEDGRQFWWRLGAFGVFAVASVTDHVDGNLARKLGLITDFGKIADPIADKALTGAALVGLSLLGELPWWVTVVIAVRELGVTLLRFWVIRHGVIPASRGGKAKTLVQIVAIGLYLLPLPAYLEPLAQVTMGAAVVLTVVTGVDYVIRAVRLRARGKRAVAGA, from the coding sequence GTGACCGAACCCGCGCGCGTGCCGGTGCTGAACATCGCCAACGTGCTGACGATGTCCCGGCTGGTGCTCGTGCCGGTGTTCCTCTACCTGCTGTTCGCCGAGGACGGCAGGCAGTTCTGGTGGCGGCTGGGCGCGTTCGGCGTGTTCGCGGTCGCCTCGGTGACCGACCACGTCGACGGCAACCTGGCCCGCAAGCTCGGGCTGATCACCGACTTCGGCAAGATCGCCGACCCGATCGCGGACAAGGCGCTCACCGGTGCCGCGCTGGTGGGCCTGAGCCTGCTCGGCGAGCTGCCCTGGTGGGTGACGGTGGTCATCGCGGTGCGCGAGCTGGGCGTGACGCTGCTGCGCTTCTGGGTGATCCGCCACGGGGTGATCCCGGCCAGCCGGGGCGGCAAGGCCAAGACGCTGGTGCAGATCGTGGCCATCGGGCTCTACCTGCTGCCGCTGCCCGCCTACCTGGAGCCGTTGGCGCAGGTCACCATGGGTGCGGCCGTGGTGCTGACGGTGGTGACGGGCGTGGACTACGTCATCCGCGCGGTCAGGCTGCGGGCGCGCGGCAAGCGGGCGGTGGCCGGGGCGTGA
- a CDS encoding MerR family transcriptional regulator translates to MEQLTVDELAVRVGLPGSTIRMYQTKGVLHPPRRQGRVAHYDASHVERLTLVGRLQSRGFSLPAIAELVKARERGASVASVLGVGEAEGPDDWVRIRVRDIRRLVPLGDVRPSLVARASQLGLIRWRRGWPHARRWALEAGNRLAALMVPSDDVLDSFTDLRRATDAIAANFVDVFERRLWPQLADNADQEDQLDRVRALLVELTYTAETAVVGTLRESIRDAAEEFARRHGLVPGDDFRPAWFEEPVPIAERLVEGPGDDEVPDEPAIRRFLDRDDHDEPGR, encoded by the coding sequence GTGGAGCAGTTGACGGTCGACGAGCTGGCGGTCCGCGTGGGCCTGCCCGGCAGCACCATCCGCATGTACCAGACCAAGGGCGTGCTGCACCCGCCGCGCCGCCAGGGCCGCGTCGCCCACTACGACGCCTCCCACGTCGAACGCCTCACCCTGGTCGGGCGCCTCCAGTCCCGCGGCTTCTCGCTGCCCGCCATCGCCGAGCTGGTGAAGGCCCGCGAGAGGGGCGCGAGCGTGGCGTCCGTGCTGGGCGTCGGCGAGGCCGAGGGGCCCGACGACTGGGTGCGGATCAGGGTGCGCGACATCCGGCGGCTGGTCCCGCTCGGCGACGTGCGGCCGAGCCTGGTGGCCAGGGCCTCGCAGCTCGGGCTGATCCGCTGGCGCCGGGGCTGGCCGCACGCCCGCCGGTGGGCGCTGGAGGCGGGCAACCGGCTCGCCGCGCTGATGGTGCCCAGCGACGACGTGCTCGACAGCTTCACCGACCTGCGGCGCGCCACCGACGCCATCGCGGCCAACTTCGTGGACGTGTTCGAGCGCCGGCTGTGGCCGCAGCTCGCGGACAACGCCGACCAGGAGGACCAGCTCGACCGGGTGCGGGCCCTGCTGGTCGAGCTGACCTACACCGCCGAGACGGCCGTGGTCGGCACGCTGCGCGAGTCGATCCGCGACGCGGCCGAGGAGTTCGCCCGCCGCCACGGGCTGGTGCCCGGGGACGACTTCCGGCCCGCCTGGTTCGAGGAGCCGGTGCCGATCGCCGAGCGGCTGGTGGAGGGGCCCGGCGACGACGAGGTGCCCGACGAGCCCGCGATCCGGCGGTTCCTCGACCGGGACGACCACGACGAGCCGGGCCGGTGA
- a CDS encoding PspA/IM30 family protein has translation MANPFAKAWKYFMAAFSSKIDEHADPKVQIQQAIEEAQRQHQALSQQAAAVIGNQRQLEMKLNRQLGEVEKLQASARQALVLADEARAKGEEQRATEFENAAQSFATQLVTAEQSIEDLKTLHDQALQAAGQAKQAVERNAMVLQGKLAERTKLLSQLEQAKMQEQVSHSLRQMTELAAPGNTPSLEEVRDKIEKRYTTALGSAELAQNSVQGRMLEVQQSTTQMAGSARLEQIRASLSGGKVAGEVTSGRSASASIQQEIQQRVQQAQAQPTQQVQQAPAQQQNPQTNQG, from the coding sequence ATGGCCAACCCTTTCGCGAAGGCGTGGAAGTACTTCATGGCGGCTTTTTCGTCGAAGATCGACGAGCACGCCGACCCGAAGGTGCAGATCCAGCAGGCCATCGAGGAGGCCCAGCGCCAGCACCAGGCGCTGTCGCAGCAGGCCGCGGCGGTGATCGGCAACCAGCGCCAGCTGGAGATGAAGCTCAACCGCCAGCTCGGTGAGGTGGAGAAGCTGCAGGCGTCGGCGCGCCAGGCCCTCGTGCTGGCCGACGAGGCCCGCGCCAAGGGCGAGGAGCAGCGGGCGACCGAGTTCGAGAACGCCGCGCAGTCGTTCGCCACCCAGCTGGTGACCGCCGAGCAGAGCATCGAGGACCTCAAGACCCTGCACGACCAGGCGTTGCAGGCCGCCGGCCAGGCCAAGCAGGCCGTCGAGCGCAACGCGATGGTGCTCCAGGGCAAGCTCGCCGAGCGCACCAAGCTGCTCAGCCAGCTGGAGCAGGCGAAGATGCAGGAGCAGGTCTCCCACTCGCTGCGCCAGATGACCGAGCTGGCCGCCCCCGGCAACACGCCGTCGCTGGAGGAGGTCCGCGACAAGATCGAGAAGCGGTACACCACCGCCCTCGGCTCCGCGGAGCTGGCGCAGAACTCGGTGCAGGGCCGGATGCTGGAGGTCCAGCAGTCGACCACGCAGATGGCGGGCTCGGCGCGGCTGGAGCAGATCCGGGCGTCCCTGTCCGGCGGCAAGGTCGCGGGCGAGGTCACCAGCGGCCGGTCGGCCTCCGCGAGCATCCAGCAGGAGATCCAGCAGCGCGTGCAGCAGGCCCAGGCCCAGCCGACGCAGCAGGTCCAGCAGGCACCCGCCCAGCAGCAGAACCCCCAGACCAACCAGGGCTGA
- a CDS encoding DNA translocase FtsK 4TM domain-containing protein translates to MAGRSGTSRKGTTRSTGTGSKPRASSSRAGASRSTASRSTASRSGGSRAKSSRAPKRPAARRAPARRSGPPGGSFGMLWGWLSRGTGGVVRAVGRGKELDPEHRRDGIALGLIALSVIAAAGVWWQAGGPVGQWVDVAVRSSVGGPAVIVPVVLLAVGVALMRSDPDPEARPRLVIGAVLVGVGFLGMFHLVGGLPMDPVARRDAGGALGYLAGGFLAQGLTPWVAGPLLVLIFAYGLLLLLHVPVRQVPARLGGLLNRRGDRLDGFTDDPEDFAEAAEEEPEKPVKLRRPSRSRRAAAVEPDEQPELPLEEEPPPPPPPPPPPVAPKVKAKATPEPKPETRAAPLVVRAVEGDYQLPPPTILKDGDAPKARSKANDQMIEAITGVLDQFSIDAQVTGFTRGPTVTRYEVELGPGVKVEKITALTKNIAYAVATDNVRLLAPIPGKSAVGIEVPNSDREMVRLGDVLRAPSTVKDAHPMVIGLGKDIEGHFVTANLTKMPHLLVAGSTGSGKSSFVNSMLVSLLARATPDEVRMILIDPKMVELTPYEGIPHLITPIITQPKKAAAALAWLVEEMEQRYQDMQVNRVRHIDDFNRKVRSGEITAPPGSERVYRPYPYIMAIVDELADLMMTAPRDVEDAIVRITQKARAAGIHLVLATQRPSVDVVTGLIKTNVPSRLAFATSSLTDSRVILDQPGAEKLIGMGDGLYLPMGASKPVRVQGAFVADEEISEIVNFVKDQAQPDYTDGVTAAKAGEKKEIDPDIGDDLELLIQAAELIVTSQFGSTSMLQRKLRVGFAKAGRLMDLLETRGVVGPSEGSKAREVLIKPDELPSVVHIIRGGGPVDDPED, encoded by the coding sequence ATGGCCGGCCGATCTGGGACCTCGCGCAAGGGCACGACCCGCAGCACCGGAACCGGGTCGAAGCCCCGTGCGAGCTCGTCCCGCGCCGGCGCGTCCCGCTCCACCGCCTCCCGCTCCACCGCCTCCCGGTCCGGTGGTTCGCGGGCCAAGTCGTCCCGGGCCCCGAAGAGGCCCGCGGCCAGGAGGGCGCCCGCCCGCAGGTCCGGCCCCCCGGGTGGCTCGTTCGGCATGCTGTGGGGCTGGCTCAGCCGCGGCACCGGGGGCGTGGTGCGCGCGGTCGGCCGGGGCAAGGAGCTGGACCCCGAGCACCGCCGCGACGGCATCGCGCTCGGCCTCATCGCGCTGTCCGTGATCGCCGCGGCCGGCGTGTGGTGGCAGGCCGGCGGACCGGTGGGGCAGTGGGTCGACGTGGCCGTGCGCAGCTCGGTCGGCGGGCCCGCGGTGATCGTGCCCGTGGTGCTGCTGGCCGTCGGCGTGGCGCTGATGCGCAGCGACCCCGACCCGGAGGCCCGGCCCCGGCTGGTGATCGGCGCGGTCCTGGTGGGCGTCGGCTTCCTCGGCATGTTCCACCTCGTCGGCGGGCTGCCGATGGACCCGGTGGCGCGGCGGGACGCCGGTGGCGCGCTCGGCTACCTCGCCGGCGGGTTCCTGGCGCAGGGCCTGACGCCGTGGGTGGCGGGGCCCCTGCTGGTGCTGATCTTCGCCTACGGCCTGCTGCTCCTGCTGCACGTGCCGGTCCGCCAGGTGCCCGCGCGGCTCGGCGGGCTGCTCAACCGCCGCGGCGACCGGCTCGACGGCTTCACCGACGACCCGGAGGACTTCGCCGAGGCCGCCGAGGAGGAACCGGAGAAGCCGGTCAAGCTCCGCCGCCCCTCGCGCAGCAGGCGCGCGGCCGCGGTCGAGCCCGACGAACAGCCGGAGCTGCCGCTGGAGGAGGAACCCCCGCCGCCACCGCCACCGCCACCGCCGCCGGTCGCGCCCAAGGTCAAGGCCAAGGCGACGCCCGAGCCGAAGCCGGAGACGAGGGCCGCGCCGCTGGTGGTGCGCGCGGTGGAGGGCGACTACCAGCTCCCGCCGCCGACGATCCTCAAGGACGGCGACGCGCCCAAGGCCCGCAGCAAGGCCAACGACCAGATGATCGAGGCCATCACCGGGGTGCTCGACCAGTTCTCCATCGACGCGCAGGTCACCGGCTTCACCCGCGGCCCGACGGTGACCCGGTACGAGGTGGAGCTGGGCCCCGGCGTGAAGGTCGAGAAGATCACCGCGCTGACCAAGAACATCGCCTACGCCGTGGCCACGGACAACGTGCGGCTGCTCGCGCCGATCCCGGGCAAGTCCGCGGTGGGCATCGAGGTGCCCAACAGCGACCGCGAGATGGTGCGGCTGGGCGACGTGCTGCGCGCGCCGTCCACGGTCAAGGACGCGCACCCCATGGTCATCGGGCTGGGCAAGGACATCGAGGGCCACTTCGTCACCGCGAACCTGACCAAGATGCCGCACCTGCTGGTCGCCGGCTCCACGGGTTCGGGCAAGTCGAGCTTCGTCAACTCGATGCTGGTGTCGCTGCTGGCGCGGGCCACGCCGGACGAGGTCCGGATGATCCTCATCGACCCGAAGATGGTCGAGCTGACCCCGTACGAGGGCATCCCGCACCTGATCACGCCCATCATCACCCAGCCGAAGAAGGCCGCCGCCGCGCTGGCCTGGCTGGTGGAGGAGATGGAGCAGCGCTACCAGGACATGCAGGTCAACCGGGTGCGGCACATCGACGACTTCAACCGGAAGGTGCGGTCGGGCGAGATCACCGCGCCGCCGGGCAGCGAGCGGGTGTACCGGCCGTACCCGTACATCATGGCCATCGTCGACGAGCTGGCCGACCTGATGATGACCGCGCCCCGCGACGTGGAGGACGCCATCGTCCGCATCACGCAGAAGGCGCGCGCCGCGGGCATCCACCTGGTGCTGGCCACGCAGCGGCCCTCGGTGGACGTGGTGACCGGCCTGATCAAGACCAACGTGCCGTCGCGCCTGGCCTTCGCCACGTCGTCGCTGACCGACTCGCGGGTCATCCTGGACCAGCCGGGCGCGGAGAAGCTGATCGGCATGGGCGACGGCCTGTACCTGCCGATGGGCGCGTCGAAGCCGGTGCGCGTGCAGGGCGCGTTCGTCGCCGACGAGGAGATCTCCGAGATCGTCAACTTCGTCAAGGACCAGGCGCAGCCGGACTACACCGACGGCGTCACCGCGGCGAAGGCGGGCGAGAAGAAGGAGATCGACCCGGACATCGGCGACGACCTGGAGCTGCTGATCCAGGCGGCCGAGCTGATCGTGACCTCCCAGTTCGGCTCCACGTCCATGCTCCAGCGCAAGCTGCGCGTGGGCTTCGCCAAGGCCGGCCGGCTGATGGACCTGCTGGAGACGCGCGGCGTCGTGGGCCCCTCGGAAGGCTCCAAGGCCCGCGAGGTCCTGATCAAACCGGACGAACTACCATCGGTGGTCCACATCATCCGAGGCGGCGGCCCGGTGGACGACCCCGAGGACTAA
- a CDS encoding amino-acid N-acetyltransferase, producing the protein MTDRINVRRARTGDVRAMKSLIDQYAGKVLLAKPLVTLFEDIQEFWVAEEDGQVLGCGALHVLWEDLAEIRTVAVEPAQSGRGIGHRIVGKLIETARELQLERLFVLTFETAFFNRHGFVEIDGTPVSPEVYEEIMRSADEGVAEFLDLSYVKPNTLGNSRMLLHL; encoded by the coding sequence GTGACCGACCGGATCAACGTCCGTCGCGCCCGCACCGGTGACGTGCGCGCGATGAAAAGCCTCATCGACCAGTACGCCGGCAAGGTGCTGCTCGCGAAACCGCTGGTGACGCTGTTCGAGGACATCCAGGAGTTCTGGGTGGCGGAGGAGGACGGGCAGGTCCTCGGCTGCGGTGCCCTTCATGTCCTCTGGGAGGACCTGGCCGAGATCCGGACGGTCGCGGTCGAGCCGGCGCAGAGCGGGCGCGGGATCGGTCACCGGATCGTCGGCAAGCTGATCGAGACGGCGCGCGAACTCCAGTTGGAACGCCTGTTCGTGTTGACCTTCGAGACCGCCTTCTTCAACCGGCACGGTTTCGTGGAGATCGACGGCACGCCCGTCTCCCCCGAGGTCTACGAGGAGATCATGCGGTCGGCCGACGAAGGGGTGGCGGAGTTCCTGGACCTCTCCTACGTCAAGCCCAACACCCTGGGCAACTCGCGGATGCTGCTGCACCTCTGA